One Punica granatum isolate Tunisia-2019 chromosome 3, ASM765513v2, whole genome shotgun sequence genomic window carries:
- the LOC116201727 gene encoding protein FLX-like 3, which produces MAGRNRVPRELMNNRRGYPPEGPYVRGPTLHRPPPPTALLEEELDIQHAELQRLLADNHRLVDDRIALQRELGGAKEEIHRMNLVIGDLRADQEMQSRDLIDKGLKLEADLRTAEPLKKEVIQLRGETQELNKLRQDLSRQIQTLTRDIARLKNENQQIPLLRAEIDGLNQELMHTRSAIEFEKKDNVELMEQRQAMEKNLVTMAREVEKLRAELAAGDSRMWGTGVQYGMNFNSADGGFSAPYGDSYGVQTGGKSNGPHYGSSSAFRGGADKTRFNRR; this is translated from the exons ATGGCGGGAAGAAACCGCGTGCCTCGTGAGTTAATGAACAACCGCCGGGGTTACCCTCCTGAGGGACCTTATGTTCGTGGGCCGACTTTGCATCGGCCGCCCCCACCCACAGCGTTGTTGGAGGAGGAGCTTGACATACAGCATGCCGAACTTCAGAGGCTTTTGGCTGATAATCATCGATTGGTTGATGATCGGATTGCTCTTCAGCGAGAGCTTGGGGGGGCTAAGGAGGAAATTCATCGCATGAATCTTGTTATTGGTGATCTTCGGGCGGATCAGGAAATGCAGTCGAGGGATCTCATTGATAAGGGCTTGAAGCTGGAGGCTGATCTTCGTACCGCTGAACCTTTGAAGAAGGAGGTGATACAACTCCGTGGGGAAACTCAGGAACTCAATAAACTTAGGCAAGATCTCTCCAGGCAGATTCAGACATTGACCCGAGATATTGCTAGATTGAAGAATGAAAATCAGCAAATTCCACTTCTAAGAGCTGAGATTGATGGCTTGAACCAGGAGCTCATGCATACTAG GTCTGCTATTGAGTTTGAGAAGAAGGATAATGTTGAGCTGATGGAGCAGAGACAGGCGATGGAGAAAAATTTGGTTACTATGGCACGGGAAGTTGAAAAGTTGCGTGCAGAACTAGCTGCTGGTGATTCCAGAATGTGGGGCACTG GCGTGCAATATGGAATGAATTTCAACAGTGCAGATGGGGGCTTCTCCGCTCCTTATGGAGATAGTTATGGTGTTCAAACG GGTGGTAAGAGCAATGGCCCTCATTATGGTTCAAgttctgctttccgtggaggAGCTGATAAGACTCGCTTTAATCGGCGTTGA
- the LOC116201711 gene encoding DEAD-box ATP-dependent RNA helicase 20 isoform X1: protein MSRYDSRSGDPTSYRDRRSDSGFGGASSYSAPVRSSAGRREYDGVESPKRTNLDGLPPFEKNFYIESPSVAAMSEREVEEYRNRREITVEGRDIPKPVKSFEDVGFPEYVLQEIEKAGFVEPTPIQAQGWPMALKGRDLVGIAETGSGKTLAYLLPAIVHVNAQPILAPGDGPIVLVLAPTRELAVQIQQEATKFGASSRIKNTCIYGGVPKGPQVRDLQKGVEIVIATPGRLIDMLESHHTNLRRVTYLVLDEADRMLDMGFDPQIRKIVNQIRPDRQTLYWSATWPKEVEQLARQFLYNPYKVIIGSPDLKANHAIRQIVEIVSESQKYKKLVDLLEDIMDGSRLLIFLDTKKGCDQITRQLRMDGWPALSIHGDKSQAERDWVLSEFKAGKSPIMTATDVAARGLDVKDIKYVINYDFPGSLEDYVHRIGRTGRAGAKGTAYTFFTAANARFAKDLINILEEAGQKVSPELAAMGRGAPPPPGQGGFRDRGRGYGGRSWN, encoded by the exons ATGAGCCGCTACGACAGCCGGTCCGGCGACCCCACTTCGTACCGTGACCGGAGAAG TGACTCTGGATTTGGTGGAGCATCAAGTTATAGTGCTCCGGTCCGGTCATCAGCAGGAAGGAGGGAATATGACGGTGTCGAGTCACCAAAGCGGACGAATTTGGATGGCCTGCCTCCGTTCGAGAAGAACTTCTATATAGAATCACCGTCAGTGGCTGCAATGTCTGAGAGGGAGGTTGAGGAGTACCGGAATCGAAGGGAAATTACAGTTGAAGGTCGTGATATTCCAAAGCCTGTTAAAAGTTTTGAAGATGTGGGTTTTCCTG AATATGTTCTGcaagaaattgaaaaagcTGGATTTGTTGAACCAACTCCCATTCAAGCCCAAGGATGGCCCATGGCTCTTAAGGGTCGAGACCTTGTTGGAATTGCTGAAACAGGCTCAGGGAAAACACTCGCTTACCTTTTGCCTGCCATTGTTCATGTTAATGCACAGCCTATTCTAG cTCCTGGAGATGGCCCTATTGTATTAGTTTTAGCTCCAACTCGCGAGCTTGCTGTTCAGATACAGCAAGAAGCTACTAAGTTTGGTGCATCATCACGGATAAAGAACACATGCATTTATGGTGGGGTTCCAAAGGGACCTCAAGTACGTGATCTCCAGAAAG GTGTGGAAATCGTTATTGCCACCCCAGGAAGGCTTATAGATATGTTGGAGTCTCATCATACAAATCTGCGAAGGGTAACTTATCTTGTGTTGGATGAGGCAGATCGGATGCTAGACATGGGATTTGATCCGCAAATACGGAAAATTGTAAATCAG ATTCGCCCAGATCGCCAAACTTTGTATTGGAGTGCTACTTGGCCTAAGGAGGTGGAACAGTTGGCTAGGCAGTTCCTTTACAATCCATATAAG GTGATAATAGGGTCTCCAGACTTGAAGGCTAACCATGCGATTCGGCAGATTGTCGAAATTGTATCTGAAAGTCAAAAATACAAGAA ACTGGTCGATTTGCTAGAAGACATAATGGATGGTAGCAGATTACTTATATTTTTGGATACGAAGAAAGGGTGTGATCAGATCACTCGGCAGCTCCGCATGGACGGATGGCCTGCTCTTTCTATCCATGGGGATAAAAGTCAGGCAGAAAGAGATTGGGTCCTCTCAGAATTTAAAGCAGGGAAGAGCCCTATAATGACTGCAACAGATGTTGCAGCCCGTGGTTTAG ATGTGAAGGACATAAAATATGTGATCAATTATGACTTTCCTGGTTCCCTGGAGGACTACGTCCACAGAATAGGTCGAACAGGAAGGGCTGGGGCAAAAGGGACAGCATACACTTTCTTCACTGCTGCAAATGCTAGATTTGCTAAGGATCTGATAAACATCCTCGAAGAAGCTGGGCAGAAGGTCAGCCCCGAACTGGCAGCTATGGGGCGTGGAGCTCCTCCCCCTCCAG GTCAAGGTGGTTTCCGAGACCGTGGAAGGGGCTACGGCGGTCGTTCTTGGAACTGA
- the LOC116201711 gene encoding DEAD-box ATP-dependent RNA helicase 20 isoform X2, whose amino-acid sequence MSRYDSRSGDPTSYRDRRSDSGFGGASSYSAPVRSSAGRREYDGVESPKRTNLDGLPPFEKNFYIESPSVAAMSEREVEEYRNRREITVEEYVLQEIEKAGFVEPTPIQAQGWPMALKGRDLVGIAETGSGKTLAYLLPAIVHVNAQPILAPGDGPIVLVLAPTRELAVQIQQEATKFGASSRIKNTCIYGGVPKGPQVRDLQKGVEIVIATPGRLIDMLESHHTNLRRVTYLVLDEADRMLDMGFDPQIRKIVNQIRPDRQTLYWSATWPKEVEQLARQFLYNPYKVIIGSPDLKANHAIRQIVEIVSESQKYKKLVDLLEDIMDGSRLLIFLDTKKGCDQITRQLRMDGWPALSIHGDKSQAERDWVLSEFKAGKSPIMTATDVAARGLDVKDIKYVINYDFPGSLEDYVHRIGRTGRAGAKGTAYTFFTAANARFAKDLINILEEAGQKVSPELAAMGRGAPPPPGQGGFRDRGRGYGGRSWN is encoded by the exons ATGAGCCGCTACGACAGCCGGTCCGGCGACCCCACTTCGTACCGTGACCGGAGAAG TGACTCTGGATTTGGTGGAGCATCAAGTTATAGTGCTCCGGTCCGGTCATCAGCAGGAAGGAGGGAATATGACGGTGTCGAGTCACCAAAGCGGACGAATTTGGATGGCCTGCCTCCGTTCGAGAAGAACTTCTATATAGAATCACCGTCAGTGGCTGCAATGTCTGAGAGGGAGGTTGAGGAGTACCGGAATCGAAGGGAAATTACAGTTGAAG AATATGTTCTGcaagaaattgaaaaagcTGGATTTGTTGAACCAACTCCCATTCAAGCCCAAGGATGGCCCATGGCTCTTAAGGGTCGAGACCTTGTTGGAATTGCTGAAACAGGCTCAGGGAAAACACTCGCTTACCTTTTGCCTGCCATTGTTCATGTTAATGCACAGCCTATTCTAG cTCCTGGAGATGGCCCTATTGTATTAGTTTTAGCTCCAACTCGCGAGCTTGCTGTTCAGATACAGCAAGAAGCTACTAAGTTTGGTGCATCATCACGGATAAAGAACACATGCATTTATGGTGGGGTTCCAAAGGGACCTCAAGTACGTGATCTCCAGAAAG GTGTGGAAATCGTTATTGCCACCCCAGGAAGGCTTATAGATATGTTGGAGTCTCATCATACAAATCTGCGAAGGGTAACTTATCTTGTGTTGGATGAGGCAGATCGGATGCTAGACATGGGATTTGATCCGCAAATACGGAAAATTGTAAATCAG ATTCGCCCAGATCGCCAAACTTTGTATTGGAGTGCTACTTGGCCTAAGGAGGTGGAACAGTTGGCTAGGCAGTTCCTTTACAATCCATATAAG GTGATAATAGGGTCTCCAGACTTGAAGGCTAACCATGCGATTCGGCAGATTGTCGAAATTGTATCTGAAAGTCAAAAATACAAGAA ACTGGTCGATTTGCTAGAAGACATAATGGATGGTAGCAGATTACTTATATTTTTGGATACGAAGAAAGGGTGTGATCAGATCACTCGGCAGCTCCGCATGGACGGATGGCCTGCTCTTTCTATCCATGGGGATAAAAGTCAGGCAGAAAGAGATTGGGTCCTCTCAGAATTTAAAGCAGGGAAGAGCCCTATAATGACTGCAACAGATGTTGCAGCCCGTGGTTTAG ATGTGAAGGACATAAAATATGTGATCAATTATGACTTTCCTGGTTCCCTGGAGGACTACGTCCACAGAATAGGTCGAACAGGAAGGGCTGGGGCAAAAGGGACAGCATACACTTTCTTCACTGCTGCAAATGCTAGATTTGCTAAGGATCTGATAAACATCCTCGAAGAAGCTGGGCAGAAGGTCAGCCCCGAACTGGCAGCTATGGGGCGTGGAGCTCCTCCCCCTCCAG GTCAAGGTGGTTTCCGAGACCGTGGAAGGGGCTACGGCGGTCGTTCTTGGAACTGA